CACCGCCCGCGCCCTCACGCTCAAGCCCGCCGAGGCGAAGGGCGAGGAATTCCCGCTGTTTCGCGCCTTCTGGCTCGAGCGGCCGGGGGCCGGCACCGGGCAGATCGTGATCCACGCCCTGGTCGATTCCGAATCCGCCACCGCAGCTTTGCGCATGACCCTGCGGCCCGGCGACGCCACCATCGTCGACATCGAGGCGACGCTCTGCCCGCGCACGGCGCTCGAGCATGTCGGCATCGGCGGCATGACCGGCGCCTTCCTGTTCGGCCCGACCGATCGGCGCGGCGTCGACGATGCGCGGCTGGCCGCCCACGAGGTCGACGGTCTCCAGATCCGCAACGGCTGGGGCGAGGCGATCTGGCGCCCGGTGCAGAACCCCGAGACACTCCAGATCTCGGCCTTCATGGACCAGGACCCGAAGGGCTTCGGGCTGGTCCAGCGCGCCCGCGCCTATGGCGATTACCAGGACGACGTGCAGCGCTGGGAGAAGCGCCCGAGCCTGTGGATCGAGCCGCTCGGCAGCTGGGGGCCGGGAGTGCCGCAACATGGCTGGGGCGCCGGCGCGGTGCAATTGATCGAGATCCCGAGCGAATCCGAGGTCAACGAGAACATCCTGACCTATTGGCGCCCCAAGGAGCCGGTCGCCAAGGAGACCGCCTTCAGCTACCGGCAGTTCTGGTGCTGGACCGTGCCGGGCGCGCCGCCGCTCGCCGCCTGTTCCGGCACCCGGGTCGGCAAGGGCGCTGGCGGTAAGCGCCGGCTCTTCCTCGTCGACTTCACCGGGGAGGCGCCGTTTGCCGAGGGCATCGACCCGAACGCGCTCCAGCTCGCCGTGAGCACCGCGCCCGGCACCATCGCCCGCCAGCGGATCTACCCGTATCCGGAGCGCAAGACCGTGCGGGCGGTGTTCGAGCTCGATCCGGGCAACGACACCGCCTGCGAGCTGCGCCTGGTCGTCAAGGCCGGCGACAAACCCGTCAGTGAGACATGGCTGTACCGGTGGACCCCGTGACCCTCGCCCAAAATCTCGACGCCCGAAATCTCGACGCCCCGCCCCACGCCGCCTTCACGGTCGCGCCCGCGGTGCCGGAGGAATCCCCCCTCGCCATGCCGGTGCAGGACCTGCGCCGGTGGTCGGAGGCCGACGCGCACAAGGTCCCCGGCCGCCGCGCTCCTTGGGCGGCGCGTGCCTTCGTCTTCGGCGGCGGCCTGGCGCTGACCGCCTACGGCGCCGTGCAGATGTACGAGGTCGTGTCGGTCGCCGGCTCGACGACCTGGCTGCAATGGCTGCTGCTCGCGCTGTTCACCCTCAACTTCTCGTGGATCGCGCTCGCCTTCACCTCGGGGCTCCTCGGCTTCCTGGCGCTGCTGCGCCGGCGCCGGCCGGAGGTGCCTCACGGTCCGCTCACCACCCGCACCGCCGTGGTGATGCCGGTCTACAACGAGGCCACCGCCCGAACCTTCGCGGCGGTCGAGGCGATCCGCGACTCGATCGAGGCCACCGGCGAGGGTGACGCCTTCGATTACTGGATCCTGTCCGATTCGACCCAGGCCGATGCCTGGGTCGCCGAGGAGCGGGCCTATCTGGCACTCCGCGCCCGCCTCGGCGACGGGGCGCGCCTGTATTACCGCCACCGGCAGAAGAACCACCACCGCAAGGCCGGCAACATCGCCGATTTCGTCACACGGTGGGGCGGCCATTACGACCACATGCTGGTCCTCGACGCCGACAGCCTGATGAGCGGCGACTGCGTGGTGACCTTGGCCCGTGCGATGGAGGCCGATCCGGATTCCGGCATCATCCAGTCGCTGCCCTTGATCATCAACCGCAACACCCTGTTCGCCCGGGTGCAGCAATTCGCGGCCCGCATCTACGGCCCGGTCATCGCCACGGGCCTCGCCCTGTGGTCGGGCCGGGACGGCAATTACTGGGGCCACAACGCGATCATCCGCACGCGTGCCTTCGCCGACCATTGCGGCCTGCCCGACCTCTCCGGCAAGCCGCCCTTCGGCGGCCACGTGCTGAGCCACGACTTCGTCGAGGCGGCGCTGATCCGGCGCGCCGGCTGGAGCGTCTACATGCTCCCCGAACTCCAGGGCTCCTACGAGGAGAGCCCGCCCTCGCTGATCGACGTCGCGATCCGCGACCGGCGCTGGGCGCAAGGAAACCTGCAGCACAGCCGCATCATCGGCACGGCGGGCCTCAAGCTCGCCTCGCGCCAGCACTTCGCCACCGGCATCGCCGGCTACCTCGCCTCGCCGCTCTGGGCGGCACAGCTCGTGGTCGGTATCGCGCTCGCCCTCCAGACCGCCTATATCCGCCCCGAATATTTCTCGACCGAGTTCCGCCTCTACCCGGTCTGGCCGCGCTTCGACCCCGTCCGCGCGCTCCAGCTCTTCGGGATCACGATGGCGATCCTGCTCGCCCCGAAGCTGTTCGGCCTGATCCTCGGCCTCCTCGACGGGAAGGTGCGGCGGGCGAGCGGCGGGGGATTGCGTCTCGTGCTCTCGGCGCTGATCGAGACCCTGCTCTCGGCGCTCATCGCCCCGATCGCCATGCTGGTGCAATCCGGCTCGGTGATCCAGATCCTGCTCC
This sequence is a window from Methylobacterium sp. SyP6R. Protein-coding genes within it:
- a CDS encoding glucan biosynthesis protein, coding for MTQSPTAPPARTALDRRAVLALAGGLAATTAAGAQPTEPAPLSDGQRFDPGQVVELARALAKKPYAAPQADLPEPFKDLTYDQYIGVRAQPSGLLWAGEGRGFVVEPLHRGFVFTTPVALHAVEDGVVRRIPYDRNRFNFGKLKPPEEGRDLGFSGFRLYASFNGAAPSDCAIFQGASFFRALAAGQSYGVTARALTLKPAEAKGEEFPLFRAFWLERPGAGTGQIVIHALVDSESATAALRMTLRPGDATIVDIEATLCPRTALEHVGIGGMTGAFLFGPTDRRGVDDARLAAHEVDGLQIRNGWGEAIWRPVQNPETLQISAFMDQDPKGFGLVQRARAYGDYQDDVQRWEKRPSLWIEPLGSWGPGVPQHGWGAGAVQLIEIPSESEVNENILTYWRPKEPVAKETAFSYRQFWCWTVPGAPPLAACSGTRVGKGAGGKRRLFLVDFTGEAPFAEGIDPNALQLAVSTAPGTIARQRIYPYPERKTVRAVFELDPGNDTACELRLVVKAGDKPVSETWLYRWTP
- the mdoH gene encoding glucans biosynthesis glucosyltransferase MdoH, with the protein product MAVPVDPVTLAQNLDARNLDAPPHAAFTVAPAVPEESPLAMPVQDLRRWSEADAHKVPGRRAPWAARAFVFGGGLALTAYGAVQMYEVVSVAGSTTWLQWLLLALFTLNFSWIALAFTSGLLGFLALLRRRRPEVPHGPLTTRTAVVMPVYNEATARTFAAVEAIRDSIEATGEGDAFDYWILSDSTQADAWVAEERAYLALRARLGDGARLYYRHRQKNHHRKAGNIADFVTRWGGHYDHMLVLDADSLMSGDCVVTLARAMEADPDSGIIQSLPLIINRNTLFARVQQFAARIYGPVIATGLALWSGRDGNYWGHNAIIRTRAFADHCGLPDLSGKPPFGGHVLSHDFVEAALIRRAGWSVYMLPELQGSYEESPPSLIDVAIRDRRWAQGNLQHSRIIGTAGLKLASRQHFATGIAGYLASPLWAAQLVVGIALALQTAYIRPEYFSTEFRLYPVWPRFDPVRALQLFGITMAILLAPKLFGLILGLLDGKVRRASGGGLRLVLSALIETLLSALIAPIAMLVQSGSVIQILLRRDAGWNPQRRDDGSIPFADIVRRHRFHTILGLVAGVAAFAIATSLFLWMSPTILGLVLAIPISWASGQLFIGLALKRAGLLMTPEEREPPAIATAAKAIEARNAALAYDDADGLRALHADPDLQAGHLAFLPPAERRPRGAPQADHVMAQAKVVEAETIDEAADWLNAKEKMVLLHDRALLDRLARLGG